In Mongoliitalea daihaiensis, one DNA window encodes the following:
- the hemF gene encoding oxygen-dependent coproporphyrinogen oxidase produces MKLDKQTIAQDFKILQDHICQELELEDGQGKFKEDKWTRPEGGGGRTRIFENGKIIAKGGVAFSAVEGPTPDKILQKLQLEQAEFFATGVSIVIHPDSPMVPIIHMNIRYFEMSSGVRWFGGGIDLTPHYIDPKDAKYFHEQVKETCDRFNASYYPKFKKWADDYFYLKHRQETRGVGGIFFDRLVSDDENEMQQIFEFVKAVGYVFPKIYRYFMSKNSVIPYGSREKQWQALRRGRYVEFNLVWDAGTKFGLDTNGRTESILMSMPPVANWEYMHQPEIGSEEAFTLEHLKKDIDWLIY; encoded by the coding sequence ATGAAATTAGATAAGCAAACAATTGCCCAAGACTTTAAAATTCTCCAAGATCATATCTGTCAGGAATTGGAATTAGAAGATGGGCAAGGTAAATTCAAGGAAGACAAGTGGACAAGACCTGAGGGAGGTGGTGGTCGAACCCGAATTTTCGAAAACGGAAAGATTATCGCAAAAGGAGGAGTTGCCTTTTCAGCCGTAGAGGGCCCTACTCCAGATAAAATCTTGCAAAAATTACAATTGGAACAAGCAGAGTTTTTTGCCACAGGAGTATCCATTGTTATTCACCCTGACAGCCCTATGGTTCCGATCATCCACATGAATATTCGCTACTTCGAAATGAGTTCAGGTGTACGTTGGTTTGGCGGCGGTATAGACCTTACGCCACATTACATCGATCCAAAAGATGCCAAATATTTTCATGAGCAAGTAAAAGAAACCTGCGACCGATTCAATGCGTCCTATTACCCTAAATTCAAAAAATGGGCCGATGATTACTTTTATTTGAAGCATAGACAGGAAACTCGAGGAGTTGGAGGAATTTTCTTCGACCGTTTGGTCAGTGATGATGAAAATGAAATGCAACAAATTTTTGAATTCGTAAAAGCTGTAGGGTATGTATTCCCAAAGATTTATCGGTATTTCATGTCAAAAAACTCGGTCATTCCTTATGGTAGTCGAGAAAAACAATGGCAAGCCCTGAGAAGAGGGCGCTATGTAGAATTCAACTTGGTATGGGATGCAGGTACTAAATTTGGTTTAGACACCAATGGACGCACAGAAAGTATCCTGATGAGTATGCCTCCAGTAGCAAACTGGGAGTATATGCATCAGCCTGAAATTGGGAGTGAAGAAGCCTTTACATTGGAACATTTGAAAAAAGATATTGATTGGCTTATTTATTAA
- a CDS encoding DUF3817 domain-containing protein, which produces MTESAIVWLKRFKWISIIEGLSFLLLLFIAMPLKYMMDMPLAVTYVGWAHGVLFVVYIYVVFPTAFKAKWDFKKTFLALVASILPFGPFVFDKYILNN; this is translated from the coding sequence ATGACTGAATCAGCAATTGTATGGCTAAAGCGTTTTAAATGGATCAGTATTATTGAGGGATTATCTTTCCTTCTGCTATTATTCATTGCTATGCCTCTCAAATATATGATGGATATGCCCCTTGCAGTGACTTATGTAGGATGGGCACATGGGGTACTATTTGTAGTATATATCTACGTGGTATTTCCTACGGCCTTTAAAGCAAAATGGGACTTCAAAAAAACATTTCTTGCCCTCGTAGCTTCTATTTTACCATTTGGACCATTTGTATTTGACAAATACATTCTAAACAATTGA
- a CDS encoding acyl-CoA thioesterase, whose protein sequence is MAKKKAASLSQVIMTEMVLPNDTNTLNNLMGGKLMHWMDIVAAIAAQKHSNRIVVTASADSISFKHPIALGNVVTLKAFVTRAFNSSMEVFIEVFAEDIPANKKITTHRAFFTFVAVDQNGRPIEVPEVEPHTPDEIELFEGALRRRQLRLILSKKMDPNDASELKAIFDLNDPKK, encoded by the coding sequence ATGGCAAAGAAAAAAGCAGCGTCTCTATCTCAAGTCATCATGACTGAAATGGTGCTACCAAACGACACCAACACCTTAAACAACCTCATGGGTGGAAAACTCATGCATTGGATGGACATTGTGGCCGCCATAGCTGCACAAAAACATTCCAATAGGATCGTTGTGACTGCTTCTGCAGATAGTATATCATTCAAGCATCCTATTGCCTTAGGTAATGTAGTCACCTTAAAGGCCTTCGTTACAAGAGCATTCAATTCATCTATGGAGGTATTCATAGAAGTTTTTGCCGAAGATATCCCAGCTAACAAAAAAATTACAACTCACCGTGCATTTTTCACCTTTGTAGCGGTAGATCAAAATGGTCGCCCTATAGAAGTCCCTGAGGTGGAACCCCATACACCGGATGAAATTGAATTGTTTGAGGGTGCATTGAGAAGACGTCAGCTGCGTCTAATTCTTTCCAAGAAAATGGATCCCAATGATGCATCAGAGTTAAAAGCGATATTCGATTTAAATGATCCAAAAAAATAA
- a CDS encoding riboflavin synthase, translating into MFTGIIETLGTVTGKTIEGTNIHFDISSPITNELKIDQSVAHNGVCLTVVAIEGDTYRVTAIDETLQKTNLKSWSPGKKVNVERCMPANGRFDGHIVQGHVDQIGTVRSIQEQDGSWLFDFSFDPSTGNVTVEKGSITINGTSLTCFNSQNGSFRVAIIPYTYEHTNFHQLRVGDEVNLEFDIVGKYIQRIIRGYQQ; encoded by the coding sequence ATGTTTACAGGAATTATAGAAACACTCGGCACGGTAACAGGTAAAACCATAGAAGGTACCAATATTCACTTTGATATAAGTTCACCCATTACTAATGAGTTAAAAATAGATCAGTCAGTTGCACATAATGGTGTCTGTCTGACGGTGGTTGCGATCGAAGGCGATACCTATCGTGTGACTGCAATCGATGAAACGTTGCAAAAGACTAATCTGAAGTCATGGTCTCCTGGTAAAAAGGTAAATGTAGAACGCTGCATGCCTGCCAATGGCAGATTTGATGGGCATATTGTACAAGGACATGTAGACCAAATTGGAACGGTTAGAAGCATTCAAGAGCAAGACGGTTCTTGGCTTTTTGATTTCTCCTTTGATCCATCCACAGGTAATGTCACCGTTGAAAAAGGTTCTATCACTATTAATGGGACCAGTCTTACCTGTTTCAACTCCCAAAATGGTTCATTCAGAGTGGCGATTATCCCATATACCTATGAACATACCAATTTTCATCAACTACGGGTAGGGGATGAGGTCAATTTGGAGTTTGATATTGTAGGAAAATATATACAACGTATCATCAGAGGGTACCAGCAATAA
- a CDS encoding phosphatase PAP2 family protein translates to MLEFLKSLDESLLFFFNGLHHPILDPVMYTATQTWPWVPMYAFLLFLIWKTHGLQGWWTLIGIFLAILFADQFTSAFMKPFFGRLRPCQNQDFAELLHTYKTCGGKFGFASSHAANSFAIATLMWQLIGKKYPHVKWLFLWAAFFSYTRVYLGVHYPGDIIVGAIVGSICGYLAYLISFTLHKFARKITSN, encoded by the coding sequence ATGCTTGAATTTCTAAAATCGCTGGATGAGTCATTGCTATTTTTTTTTAATGGCCTCCATCATCCTATCCTTGATCCTGTCATGTATACTGCTACTCAAACTTGGCCTTGGGTACCCATGTATGCTTTTTTACTATTTTTAATTTGGAAGACACATGGGCTACAAGGCTGGTGGACTTTGATAGGGATATTTTTGGCTATTCTATTTGCTGATCAATTCACATCTGCCTTTATGAAACCCTTTTTTGGCAGGTTGAGGCCTTGTCAAAATCAAGATTTTGCTGAGCTATTGCATACTTACAAAACCTGTGGTGGAAAATTTGGTTTTGCTTCTTCGCATGCTGCCAACAGTTTTGCAATTGCAACCTTGATGTGGCAACTCATCGGTAAAAAATACCCCCATGTCAAATGGCTTTTTCTTTGGGCTGCATTTTTCTCGTATACACGTGTCTACCTAGGTGTACATTATCCTGGAGATATAATCGTAGGAGCGATCGTAGGTTCGATATGTGGATATCTAGCCTACTTGATCAGCTTCACACTGCACAAATTCGCAAGGAAAATTACCAGCAACTAA
- a CDS encoding leucine-rich repeat domain-containing protein: MIKNKFYTAFFSLFLLIIQISAAQDIKGYSKQELKDLSSQVEDQIRFLEYFLNTVGSKDTPARDKDVIIRESYTKIFRDGKVQVEDDLLNDRKVITNKDITAYLKDIEFFFKDANFKFKIREVKPFLRDNEELSFLVSMDRTLTATGLNKEKITNTKPRFLEINVDKKSNELKIASIYTTKLSRDQELQTWWSNLSYTWENYFRNKVGLQEMDSVTIDHLYKISAIDSVDLTGNLFVVDLEPLEALRDLKYIDISNTKIQDLSPISNVTFLSYLNIANTPTNDIQFIKYSDRLAFLDISNTQITDISELGNLKQLHTLKAVNTPIISFDVLNSFGALRVLNVRESGFNNMENIAELSELIHLDISKNFVINFDLLENLSSLVELNVSETNISSLEPLKTMQNLAMVNFNQTEIAELSPLQNKLSLRRVYADLTRISEESADEFARANRRVLLVHHVENLQTWYDGLSVAWREVLEKNNPNLQKANPTIEDLTATVGIDSLIVSGSAITNLAPVLKFRKLNYLDFSQTSVADITPLSEMRMLQCVVGKETNVRSLRALANLNGLRRIDFARSPIQEILSLVNMVQLEYLNIDGATFDEDQVSEFLVKNESVAIIYRTAVLEAWWESMESDWKSVIQKHFGDNTFQPHSELLHSWTSTPSFSIEKVSIENLEPLIIFNNLRKLSIFDVYFRDIEAVSQLKLLEELKISQAPITDLEVLGLLVDLKSLDLSNTGITDLRPLAKLQNLTYLNISGTNIKSLRGLETMQKLEELNIASTNVRSLRPIQGLANLKRLSAFNTRISVRAIDSFRKLNPTCEIKFY, translated from the coding sequence ATGATCAAAAATAAGTTTTATACGGCGTTTTTCAGTCTTTTCTTGTTGATTATCCAGATTTCTGCAGCGCAAGACATCAAGGGATATAGCAAACAAGAACTTAAGGATTTATCTAGTCAAGTAGAGGATCAAATCCGATTCTTGGAATATTTCCTTAATACGGTCGGAAGCAAGGATACTCCTGCCCGTGATAAAGATGTGATCATTCGTGAAAGCTATACCAAGATTTTTAGAGATGGGAAAGTACAAGTTGAAGACGATTTATTAAATGATAGAAAGGTAATTACCAACAAAGACATTACCGCCTACTTGAAGGATATTGAATTTTTTTTCAAGGATGCAAATTTTAAGTTTAAAATTCGTGAGGTGAAGCCTTTTCTAAGAGATAATGAGGAGCTATCTTTCCTTGTCTCTATGGATAGAACGCTCACCGCAACTGGACTTAATAAAGAAAAAATTACCAATACCAAGCCACGATTTTTAGAGATCAATGTAGACAAAAAATCCAATGAGCTCAAAATCGCAAGTATCTACACGACTAAACTAAGTAGGGATCAAGAGTTGCAAACTTGGTGGTCAAATCTTTCTTATACTTGGGAAAATTATTTTAGAAATAAGGTTGGTTTACAGGAAATGGATTCTGTAACAATCGATCATTTATACAAGATTTCAGCTATTGACTCGGTTGATTTGACAGGTAATCTTTTTGTTGTTGATTTAGAGCCTTTAGAGGCTCTCAGGGATCTCAAATACATTGATATCAGCAATACAAAGATTCAAGACTTGAGCCCTATCAGTAATGTAACATTTCTAAGCTATTTAAATATTGCCAATACACCTACTAATGATATTCAATTTATCAAATATTCAGATAGATTAGCTTTCCTAGATATTTCCAATACCCAAATTACCGATATAAGTGAGTTGGGTAATTTGAAACAATTGCATACCCTCAAGGCCGTAAATACACCTATTATAAGTTTTGATGTGTTAAATTCCTTCGGAGCATTACGAGTGTTGAATGTGCGTGAAAGTGGATTTAATAACATGGAAAATATTGCAGAACTATCTGAATTGATCCATTTAGACATAAGTAAGAATTTTGTCATCAACTTCGATTTATTGGAAAACTTGTCTAGCTTGGTCGAATTGAATGTTTCCGAGACGAATATTTCTAGTTTGGAGCCTCTCAAAACAATGCAAAACTTGGCAATGGTCAATTTTAATCAGACAGAAATTGCTGAATTGTCGCCACTTCAAAATAAATTAAGTCTTCGAAGGGTGTATGCTGATTTGACAAGGATTTCAGAAGAAAGTGCTGATGAGTTTGCACGCGCAAATAGAAGGGTTTTATTGGTTCATCATGTGGAAAATCTACAGACTTGGTACGATGGTTTGTCGGTAGCTTGGCGTGAAGTGCTTGAAAAAAACAATCCTAATCTGCAAAAGGCCAATCCAACTATTGAAGATTTAACCGCCACCGTCGGGATTGATAGCTTAATAGTTTCAGGTAGTGCGATTACCAATCTTGCGCCGGTTCTTAAGTTTAGGAAGTTAAATTACCTGGATTTTAGTCAAACTTCCGTTGCGGATATTACCCCACTGTCAGAAATGCGAATGTTACAGTGTGTGGTAGGAAAGGAAACGAATGTAAGGTCCTTACGTGCACTGGCTAATTTGAATGGATTGAGAAGGATAGATTTTGCTCGTTCTCCAATACAGGAAATACTTTCTCTGGTCAATATGGTACAGTTGGAATACCTAAATATTGATGGAGCAACATTTGATGAAGATCAAGTATCAGAGTTTTTGGTTAAAAACGAATCTGTAGCTATTATCTACCGTACGGCGGTTTTAGAAGCTTGGTGGGAATCGATGGAAAGTGATTGGAAGAGTGTAATTCAAAAACATTTTGGAGATAACACCTTTCAGCCACACTCAGAACTCTTGCATAGCTGGACTTCCACACCTTCATTTTCAATAGAAAAAGTTTCCATTGAAAATCTTGAACCATTGATAATCTTTAATAATCTTAGGAAATTGTCAATTTTTGATGTGTATTTCAGAGATATTGAAGCAGTAAGTCAGTTGAAATTACTTGAGGAATTGAAAATATCGCAAGCTCCGATTACCGATTTAGAGGTATTGGGTCTTTTAGTAGATTTGAAAAGTTTAGATTTATCAAATACAGGAATCACAGATTTAAGACCCCTTGCAAAACTTCAAAATTTAACTTATCTAAATATTTCGGGCACTAATATTAAGTCTTTGCGGGGGTTGGAAACCATGCAAAAGTTAGAAGAGTTAAATATTGCAAGCACGAATGTTCGTTCGTTGAGACCAATTCAAGGATTAGCCAATCTAAAACGTTTATCTGCTTTCAATACCAGAATAAGCGTTAGGGCTATTGATTCTTTTAGAAAATTGAATCCTACCTGCGAGATCAAGTTTTATTAA
- a CDS encoding nucleoid-structuring protein H-NS translates to MKKRTILSPVSKIAFLALIVLLSMGACKSKKKVVAPEPAPVAEQAPPPPPAPAPAQPSAEEVAVGKLENYFNSIANSSNVDAANRTIGEAMNLFSNKETPVLIVIHEESGIKDYDEPTSIEKYLHYLKDTKKNLNFISDIRLDNAGRVTELELRRKK, encoded by the coding sequence ATGAAAAAAAGAACCATTCTTTCACCCGTAAGCAAGATCGCATTTCTTGCTTTGATCGTGTTGCTTTCTATGGGAGCATGTAAAAGTAAAAAGAAGGTTGTGGCTCCTGAGCCAGCTCCTGTAGCTGAACAAGCACCACCACCACCGCCAGCCCCAGCACCAGCTCAACCTTCTGCCGAAGAAGTCGCAGTAGGTAAGTTGGAAAACTACTTTAACAGCATTGCTAATTCGTCCAATGTCGATGCTGCAAACAGAACTATAGGTGAGGCAATGAATTTGTTTTCGAACAAAGAGACTCCTGTTTTGATTGTAATTCATGAAGAGAGTGGCATCAAAGACTACGATGAACCAACTTCAATTGAAAAGTACCTTCACTATTTAAAAGACACGAAGAAAAACTTGAATTTTATCAGTGATATCCGTTTGGATAATGCAGGTAGAGTAACTGAGCTTGAATTACGTCGCAAGAAATAA
- a CDS encoding protein-L-isoaspartate(D-aspartate) O-methyltransferase, with amino-acid sequence MIKLEDTYKHKGQRKALVKLLQEKGIRSEAVLEAIHALPRHFFFDSALHSHAYEDKAFPIGEGQTISQPYTVAFQTELLQIKPGDKVLEIGTGSGYQGSILHLLGAVVHTIEYQPKLYERTKRFLGKLGIPLNFYLGDGSQGIPQQAPFDKIIVTAGAPVVPTSLLNQLKIGGILVIPVGDRKTQKMMKLTKMSATKISKEEYDNFAFVPLLGKEGW; translated from the coding sequence ATGATTAAACTAGAAGATACCTATAAACACAAAGGACAACGCAAAGCGCTTGTAAAATTATTACAAGAGAAAGGCATTCGATCTGAAGCCGTACTTGAAGCAATCCATGCACTACCCCGGCATTTCTTTTTTGACTCTGCCCTGCACTCGCATGCCTATGAAGATAAGGCCTTTCCTATCGGAGAAGGACAGACAATTTCACAGCCGTATACAGTTGCTTTCCAGACAGAATTATTACAGATCAAACCTGGAGACAAAGTACTGGAAATAGGTACTGGTTCAGGATATCAGGGGAGTATTTTACATTTGTTAGGAGCTGTAGTTCACACCATTGAATATCAACCGAAGCTCTACGAACGCACCAAGAGATTTTTAGGCAAATTAGGTATCCCGTTAAACTTTTATTTGGGTGATGGGAGTCAGGGCATTCCTCAACAAGCTCCATTCGATAAAATAATTGTCACCGCGGGTGCACCTGTTGTACCCACATCATTACTCAATCAGTTAAAAATCGGTGGTATTTTGGTAATTCCAGTAGGTGATCGCAAAACCCAAAAAATGATGAAATTAACTAAAATGAGTGCTACTAAAATCAGTAAAGAGGAATACGATAACTTTGCTTTTGTTCCTTTACTAGGAAAAGAGGGTTGGTAA